ATGCCGATCGATCGCGCCGGCAACTTCCTGCGGCTCATGCCGTTGATCGGCGGACAGCAGCGGATCGACTTTCCCGGTCCGCTCCGCCACGGTCGGCAGCCCCGCATTGATCCAGGCTTTGATAATTGCCTTTTCACGCTCGTTCAACTTTTCTCGGTCATCACCGTCCGGCATCTCATCGCTGGCGATCCGTTGCCACAGCACACTTTTCTCGGCCCGCCCCTTCTCGATCACTACACCACTCTCACCGCCGGCCAGCATCGCCGGCAGCGTTCGCAAGTCGAGCTTGCCGAACTGCCGTAAGCCACCATGACAACCGAGGCAATGCTTTGTCAGGACCGGCAATACATCTCGCTCAAGCAGCGGCTCTGCGCCGTGCGCAATTAATCCGAGCGCTAGTATTTGCGCTATCGCAATCAGGGCAAGTCGAAGCTGCAATCGACCAATCATAAGCACCTCTCAACCGATTCGAGGTGACAACCGGCGGACACAAGCACAGCCGAGTTGGGTGGGAATCAATCGGTGGGGGACAAACAGCAGTGCAATATAAGCCGCGGTTGATGCAGTCGCAATCGAAAGCGTGCGTACGTAATAGAGCAGGAAATGAAGGCACGGCATTCCGCGATAAGCATCCCGAGTTTTTGTACCTTTCCGGTATGCAAATTGACCTAGGTCCCACTAGGATCAACCCTGTGGTGAGTGAGATTTTCCGTGTGAGACGACCACGCCTACGCCGTTCCTGGTTTTTGGAATCACCTACATGCTCACGGCTCAAGTTGGAAATTCGCCCGCATCGGGCGACGATCTGCGAAGTGCAGTAATCTTCTTTGCCTCTTTCGATGAAACGGTGAAGGCTGACATCGCGGGCGGACAGGCGACTCTAAATACCCGCTCCAATCACCCGACCGAGCCTGGTCGATTCGTCTTTGATTCGGGTTTTAACGAGCAAGTGTTCCGCATCTCCAAAGACAAAGGAATTAGTGGCGGAGCACTGGAAGTGGTCGACGTACTGCCCAACAACGGGCGAATCTATTTTCCCGCTCAAGGAAATCTGCCGTTTGATCCAAAAGGATGGAATGGCGCGCTCTCGGTCTGGTGCAAGACAGATCCCAACCAACTGCTGAAGACCACGTTTTGCGATCCTATCCAAATCACTGAAAAAGGAGCCAACAACGGCGGCCTGTGGTTCGACTTCAACAATGCGAAACCTCGCGACATGCGTCACGGTGCGTTCCCGGCGGTACCCACCAAGGAAAAGCCAATCGCGGAAGACGATCCTAAAGCCCCGATCGTTCTGGTACCCAAGATCGACTGGAAAGCGGACGCTTGGCACCACGTTGTGTTGACCTGGTCTGGCTTCGACACCGGCAAGAGCGATGCAGTTTCCCAAATTTACATCGACAGCAAGCTGATTGGCGCGATTCGCGACTGCCCAATTGCCATGCAATGGGACCTGGAGAAGACCGGCATCTACGTGGCCGTCAACTACATTGGGCTGCTCGACGAGCTCGCAATCTTCCGTCGCGCACTTTCTGCAAATGAAGTCTTGCGGTTGTACCGCGAACCGGCGTTTCTGAAATGACAGGCAGATTTTGTGTTCGCTGTGACTGGAAGGGAACCCGGTTAAAGAAAACGACCGCGCGCTACGCCACGAGCGCAACGACCCTAGTTCACACCATCCGTCGGGAGACGTGCGTGTGCGGGTAGGTGCCGCTTGTACGATATCTTGCGTAGGCTAGTCGCTCCCTGACGCTCCATTCTTACCGACCGAAATCCGGCGTCTGATCTGGTTCACGTTGCCTTGGCGGTCTTTTACTGAAACGGTCAGTGTGCCACGCTCCAGCGTCGTGATCGGCGTCTTGAGGGTCAACTGCCACACGCCTTCGGCGCTGGGCACGAACCGCACAGCCAGCTTGTCGCCGGCCGCGATGCCGTCCAAGATTCGCCGCCTACCGATCTCCAACTCGCGGCCGCGCGGCTTTGGCGCTGGCAGCGACCGCTCAATCACCTGCCATTCCGCATCAGTCAATTCACTCGGTTAGACGGCGTCCATGCCTTGCGCTCCTCGATAAAACTGATCAAGATCAAACCGTACCATTCCTCTCCAACAACTGAACTGGTCACAGAAAAACCGCTCGCGTTATGCTACGAAAAAAACATTTTCAGACAGCCTTCCAGGGATTTCCTGCAAACGGAGTCCTTCAATCTCCGCTTCTGCGATCCGAAGTTGGCGAATCCGATCACTGAGGGTGTGTTTGTGCAAAGGTGCATTGCACAGTGAGCGACCGGATGACAGTTTGACATCGGAAGATCAAGAAGCGAGTCGAGCGAGTTTTTGCCAGACAAATACGGAACTGTTTCGAGTTCCGTATTTGTCTGAAGCGAATACTTAGCCAATGGGTGTGGCTACCGCGGGTGCCGACACGAGTTCTTGTGCCAACCGCCGCGCGTTGATTGGTTTGGTGTACCACCGATCCACGCCACCAGGTCCGAGGGAAACGCCTGCCTCGTACCGTTCCATCCCGCTGACGGCGTACACACGCAGGCCATCGAATTCCGATTGCTCACGCAGCATTCGAATCGTCGCCGGTCCGTCCAGTTCCGGCATGTTCATATCCATCAGGACAAAGTCAGGTTTGCCGTTCTTACGGAGATGATCAAGGGCCTGTCGGCCATTTGCGACCACCGCCGCGTCACAGCCATAGCTGCCCAACAGCTCTGCCAGCAACTGACCTTCGTTGGCGTTGTCCTCGACGATCAGCACGTGCGGTGTCTGCTTCATGGCGCTTGCGGCCGGACTTTCGCAGTTGGCCAATTCATCATTGATGGTTTGAAAGGCGCGCAACGTATGCTGAATCAGGGATTCGACTTCATCCCACCTCCCTGCATCAATGCGCCTTTGCAGAACTTGGAGACCCAGGCAGGCGACATTTAGTCGGTCGCGAACATCGTGTCGAAATCGCTTCAGGGCTTCTTCAGCAGGCCCATTGACGAGACGCTTCGTATTCTCCGCTGTTTTTGCGATCTCGGCCGACTGGAGCAATTCGCCGCGCAGAACAGGCACTTCCGGCGGAGCGACGACGCCGAGGCGAATTACCTTGCCGCCCGTCCGGATGACTTGGACTTCAATTCCCAAGTTTGGAAAACAAACCTTCTCGTCTTGCCGACGTGACAACACCAACATGGCAACCATTCCTTAATTGGTTTCACAGACCCGAGAGATGCCTTGAATGTGCCGCCAAGCCAGTGGTGGATTCACCATTGGCAACGGCTTGTAACACCGAGATGCGATTCGCGGTGAGCAATTTGGCCAAGACACCACGTTCAAGCTGCCTGCCACTATGGAAGGCACTGCTCGAACTGGAAAGAGGTAGAAAACCGGACCGTCCTTGGTTGCCATCTAAATTGATGGTGGGGAATCCTTCCCAGGCGACTACTCGATCCGTCATGACAAATATTGTTTCAAGTCGCAATAAATTACAATAGAAGTTTCTTTGTTTTTGTGATATATGAATGAAAATTTCATCATGCTGTCCGAATTAACTGCAAAGGACAGCGTGATCCGGTCGTCACGACACCGAGGCGATTCCGAGCAGCGCCGTCGGCACATGCACGAAAGGCTCGCCGATCTCCAGCCCCTCATCGTTGATGCTGAACTCGTGGAATTGTTTGTCGTGTTGCGAGCCGCGCATCTTGATGATGATCACGCCCCGGCTCAGCGCGCCATTACGCTCGACGTATCGAAGCAGGACGATGGCATCGGTGATGGTGGAGATGTGGGCGTCGGTGATCGAAATACCACCGGACAAACTGGGCGATGAACTGGTAAACAAACTGCAAACTTGTTGTTGCTTCACGAAGCCGGTGAGGCCGATCACAAACTCGCGGAAGTGGCGGACACTGCCGATCCGTTCCAAGGCGGAGATGCTGTCCAGAACGAGGCGCGAGGGGCGGAATTGTTCAATCTCGCGCTGAATGGCGTAAACGTGCCCCTCAAATCCTTGTGCTTCGGGATACTGGCAAACCATCTTGAGAAGGCCCGCCCGTTCCCATTCTGCGAAATCGCTGCCCCAGGCAGCGGCATTGCGCATTAATTGCGGTCGTGATTCCTCGTAGCCGAGGTAGAGCACGCGCTCGCCGCGGCGACACGCTTCGGACGCAAACGTGGTAGCCATCAATGTCTTGCCGCAGCCGGTTGGACCGCTAAACAAAATTACTGAATCCTGGAATAGACCTCCTCCGGCCATCTCGTCGAACTTAGCGTTGCCGAAGCTAATGCGATCTGCCGTCGAAGCCTGGGTGAGTTCCAATTGTGCCGCCGAAAGGGGCAAAATGCAGAAGCCTTTAGATTCGATTGAAAAAGGGAACTCGTCCTTATAATGCCGATCGCCACGCAGCTTATAAATCTGAATCGTCCGCCGAACTTTTTCGTCCGAGAGTTGATGCCGCAAAATGATCACGCAGTCTGACACGAACTCCTCGATTCCATGCCGCGTGACTGAGCCGTATTCTTCCATCCGTTCGGCAGTCATGACCGAGGTTACACCTAACTCCTGCAAATGATCGGTCAGGCGCAGGATCTCGCGACGCAGGATGCCGGGGTTTTCGAACTGATAGAAGAGCGCTCCCAGCGAATCAAGCACCACTAGCTTCGCGTCGATCTCCTTCACCGCGTCGGTGATCTGGCTAATGATGCCCGAGAGATCATAGCCGCCTGCCTCGACGACCGATCGGTCGAGCGACGCATCGAGAATAATGAGTTTTTTGTCGCGGACTAACACCGGTAGATCCCAGCCGAGACGCTGAACATTTCTGGCAATGTCCGCCGGCTTCTCCTCGAAAGTAACAAAGACCGCTTGCCTTCCGTAGACGGTTATTGCGCGATATAGCAGTTCGGTGGCAAACAGCGTCTTCCCAGAACCGGATGTGCCGACCAGCAGGGTGTTGCGCCCCTCCACGAGTCCGCCCATGCTGACATGTTCAAAACCGCGAATCCCTGTCTCCAGTCGGCAAATTGGCTCGACTTCCAGAATTTCGTTCATCGTTCTTCCCCCGCGGTGCGTGAAGTGGAGACGATGGCACTATCGTCATTTCCAATGAGTCCCAATTGATCGAGAACCTTAGCGGCCTCTGATAGGTCGCCGAGAATCCTGACCACCGGGAGCGGATGTTCCCGAACCAGCATGGGAGTAGCGACGATCCGATGCTCGCGGGCTTGGCGGGGTTCTTTAAGAATATCCACCACCGTTAACGTGCACCCACCCTCCAGTCGAGGGCGAACCAGTCGATCGAAATTCGCCAGTGCACGAACGGCAAGTTCGCTTCCTCCTGCGATAAAAAACGTGTACACGTGTTTTTCCATGAATCTTACCATTGGTCGTATGTCACACTTCGCGGACTAACTGCGTTACACACCGCCGTTGGTCCTGGAACCAGCACGCTCTAACCGGCAAGTTTCCAGACGCCGTAACAATTCGGGCAAATTAACCGGCTTGACCAGGTGATCATCGAAACCGGCGTCTAGCGCACGCTGGACATCCTCAGGAGTTCCGTAGCCAGTCAGAGCGATCATGTGCGGCGGAGTTCCTTCGGCTTCACGCCGAACACGCCGAGCCAATTCGTAACCATCCATTGCCGGCAGGCCAATATCAATGAGCGCCACGTCGGGGCGTCGTTCCAATACCGCGTTCAAACCCGACAGGCCATCTGCCGCTTCGATGACATGATGCCCGTCATCCTCCAACAACATGCGAAGCATCAGGCGGGCATCATCGCTATCCTCTACCAACAGCACCCTGAGTGAGTTGGTAACTTGGTCGGCCGCTTGCTCCGACAACTTCGACTCACAAGCAATTAACGGCAGTCGGACTGAGAAGGTCACACCGCAACCGTCGTCGTTGGCGCAAACGTCGATCGAGCCACCGTGCAGGTGGACGAATGTGCGAACCAGCATCAGTCCGATGCCTAATCCGCCGTCACTGCGGGCCAGTGTCTGTGCACCCTGCACAAACGGATCAAAAATCCGGGGCAAGAGCTCGGCTGGAATGCCAGGGCCATTGTCGCGGACGGTGATCTCAACTTCGGTTGCCTGCTGCGCTGCGCACAAAGTGATTTTTCCACCGTGCGGAGTGAACTTGATTGCGTTAACAAGCAGGTTGACAACAATTTGCTCGAGCCGTGTTGGGTTACCCCAGACCCACATTTCTTGCTCAGGCAGGTCAGCCGTAAACCTGTGCCCTCGTTGCGTGATGAGGGACGAGACGGCCTCGACCGCATCGGTGAGCACTCGATGCAGCGCCACTCGTTCCGAGACGATCGACAACTTTCCTCGCAGGACGCGGGTCACGTCCAACAGGTCGTCGAGAATTCGAGTGAGGTGGCCGAATTGGCGATTGAGTACTGCGGAAGCTTCGCGGCGGGATTGCGGACCAAGATTGTCCTTGGCCAGCAACACGGCCGAGCTCTGAATCGCAGCCAGCGGATTGCGTAACTCGTGCGAGAGCATTGCCAGAAATTCATCGCGCTGGCGCGTTTCGTTTCGCGCTTCAGACACACTCTGATGGTATGCAGTGACATCTTTGAGTCGCAGCAGCAGCGTCCCCTCTGGACCATCGGTGAGCGGTTCGATCCGCAGCTCGACCAGCCGGAGCCGGTCGTCACGTGATATGACGTTCACATGAATCGGCTGGTGACTAGGAACCGAGGGGAGGTCAAACTTCTCCCCGACCAATTCGGTCGGCCCACGCCCGAGCAGAAACTCAGCGGCGGCATTGGCATAGCCGATCACGGCACCGGGATCGAGAAAAACAACCCCTTCTTCGGCATCAGCGACAATCGCCTCGAACCGTTTGCGGCCCACCTGCGGATGATGAGGCTCACTGCGCAAACTTCTCTTGCGCCGATCATCAGTCATTCTGGAAACTCCTTCTTCCGACACGAGTCGCAACCTCCGCGGCCCCTCCTTAACCGACGCAATCCCTCATCCTGCCCCTGCCGCAAGCCGACATATTTTCAAGGCGAACCAGTGGGTTGCGATGTCGATAAACTAGTGACGCGATGGCGTACCGTCAAGTACTTGACGGTAAAGTAGTTGACAGAGGAACCTCGGTAACTGGCGATTAGTATTTCGGTCGGTTTTTGGTACAATAAATGCGTACTGCAGTTGTCAGCGTGAGAAACATTTGTCCACGCACGACGGCTTTGGCAGGCGCAACGCAGGAGATTGAAGCCAATGACCGCTTTTGGTAATCGCCAGACGGGTAATCGTTTGTTGGATCAGCTTCCGCCGGACGAGCTGGCAAGCCTGTCAAAACGAATGGAGCATCAGAAATTACCGCTGCGCGAGACGCTGCTAGCGAATAGAGCGCCGCTCCAATATGCCTATTTCCCACTGACGAATGTCTTGTCAACGATCGTTGTGTTGCGTGACGGCTCCGCAGTCGAGGCCGCAGCAATCGGCAACGAGGGGGTCGCGGGGGTCGGGCTGTTGGTTGGCGAGCGTGTAAGTTCTTACTCGCTTGTCCAGCAAGTTGAAGGGGAGTGCCTAAGAGTGCCGGCAGCCCATTTCCAAAACATGTTGCGAGAGAGCCCGCAGTTAAGAACTCTCGTCGAGCGGTATGCGTTCATTCTGTTGCGACAGTGTGCTCAAAATGCCGCCTGCAATGCACGGCACGACGGTTCGAAGCGACTTTCGCGTTGGCTGCTCGCCTGTGCCGACCGCGCTGGTCGCGACGAGTTCGACTTTACTCAGGACTCTCTCGGAGTGATGCTCGGCATCAGCCGGCAAAGCGTGAGCGCCGTGATTCAATCACTCAAGCAGCAAGCATTGATCAGTTACAGCCGGCGCCACCTGCAGATCTTAGATCGCTCACGCCTACAGCAAAGCGCCTGCGAGTGTTATGAAGTTGCAGTCGCAAATTATAACGAGTTGATGCAACCCGCGGCGTGATTTTGACTGCGGACTAATCTGCTCTGCTGGATTCAAAGCGCCCACGATCACTTTCGGCGACGAGATAGGCACGGAGGAAGTTGCACGAAGGTAAAGGGCTAGGCACGGATTTCTTCACTGCCGCCGTTCGCGGAAGATCGAGATTACGACAGTAATCCATGGTTGCGGATCGGCCCGTCAGACGACGTTTCGCAACGACGATCGCCTGAAATTGATATCGAGCGAAAGCTCGATATCGACTATTTCGCACGGGCAAAAGCTATCTGCTTAAAATACGCGGCCTGCAAACGCACGTGGAAGTCGGCAGTGATATCGTAGCCCAAAGCCAACAATATCTGGCCGTATATTCAAATCGCAAACGACCGCTGCCCATCCCACCTCCTACCCAAATTTGCCGGAAGAACTCACGCTGCACGACGCTCTTGATCCGTAGGCATCGCAGGCATTGCATCATTGGCCACGAACGCGCGTTCCAGCTCTTGCATGATGGCGAGAATCGGAATCTCCTTCACCATCTCTTGCAATTCTCGATCTTCACTGATTCGCTTCATGCCCAGATGGTACCTGATGGACTGCGCCATCTGCAGCATTTTGGTCGTTTCCTGCTCAGTGAGCATGCCCAATTGCAGGCCAGCGTGCGCCCATTGCTCGGCCTGGTGCGTCTGTCGCTTTTGGCTCATCAGGATAAACATCGA
Above is a window of Anatilimnocola aggregata DNA encoding:
- a CDS encoding LamG domain-containing protein, whose product is MLTAQVGNSPASGDDLRSAVIFFASFDETVKADIAGGQATLNTRSNHPTEPGRFVFDSGFNEQVFRISKDKGISGGALEVVDVLPNNGRIYFPAQGNLPFDPKGWNGALSVWCKTDPNQLLKTTFCDPIQITEKGANNGGLWFDFNNAKPRDMRHGAFPAVPTKEKPIAEDDPKAPIVLVPKIDWKADAWHHVVLTWSGFDTGKSDAVSQIYIDSKLIGAIRDCPIAMQWDLEKTGIYVAVNYIGLLDELAIFRRALSANEVLRLYREPAFLK
- a CDS encoding transposase, which encodes MTDAEWQVIERSLPAPKPRGRELEIGRRRILDGIAAGDKLAVRFVPSAEGVWQLTLKTPITTLERGTLTVSVKDRQGNVNQIRRRISVGKNGASGSD
- a CDS encoding response regulator, translating into MLVLSRRQDEKVCFPNLGIEVQVIRTGGKVIRLGVVAPPEVPVLRGELLQSAEIAKTAENTKRLVNGPAEEALKRFRHDVRDRLNVACLGLQVLQRRIDAGRWDEVESLIQHTLRAFQTINDELANCESPAASAMKQTPHVLIVEDNANEGQLLAELLGSYGCDAAVVANGRQALDHLRKNGKPDFVLMDMNMPELDGPATIRMLREQSEFDGLRVYAVSGMERYEAGVSLGPGGVDRWYTKPINARRLAQELVSAPAVATPIG
- the kaiC gene encoding circadian clock protein KaiC, which codes for MNEILEVEPICRLETGIRGFEHVSMGGLVEGRNTLLVGTSGSGKTLFATELLYRAITVYGRQAVFVTFEEKPADIARNVQRLGWDLPVLVRDKKLIILDASLDRSVVEAGGYDLSGIISQITDAVKEIDAKLVVLDSLGALFYQFENPGILRREILRLTDHLQELGVTSVMTAERMEEYGSVTRHGIEEFVSDCVIILRHQLSDEKVRRTIQIYKLRGDRHYKDEFPFSIESKGFCILPLSAAQLELTQASTADRISFGNAKFDEMAGGGLFQDSVILFSGPTGCGKTLMATTFASEACRRGERVLYLGYEESRPQLMRNAAAWGSDFAEWERAGLLKMVCQYPEAQGFEGHVYAIQREIEQFRPSRLVLDSISALERIGSVRHFREFVIGLTGFVKQQQVCSLFTSSSPSLSGGISITDAHISTITDAIVLLRYVERNGALSRGVIIIKMRGSQHDKQFHEFSINDEGLEIGEPFVHVPTALLGIASVS
- a CDS encoding circadian clock KaiB family protein, with protein sequence MEKHVYTFFIAGGSELAVRALANFDRLVRPRLEGGCTLTVVDILKEPRQAREHRIVATPMLVREHPLPVVRILGDLSEAAKVLDQLGLIGNDDSAIVSTSRTAGEER
- a CDS encoding hybrid sensor histidine kinase/response regulator; the encoded protein is MTDDRRKRSLRSEPHHPQVGRKRFEAIVADAEEGVVFLDPGAVIGYANAAAEFLLGRGPTELVGEKFDLPSVPSHQPIHVNVISRDDRLRLVELRIEPLTDGPEGTLLLRLKDVTAYHQSVSEARNETRQRDEFLAMLSHELRNPLAAIQSSAVLLAKDNLGPQSRREASAVLNRQFGHLTRILDDLLDVTRVLRGKLSIVSERVALHRVLTDAVEAVSSLITQRGHRFTADLPEQEMWVWGNPTRLEQIVVNLLVNAIKFTPHGGKITLCAAQQATEVEITVRDNGPGIPAELLPRIFDPFVQGAQTLARSDGGLGIGLMLVRTFVHLHGGSIDVCANDDGCGVTFSVRLPLIACESKLSEQAADQVTNSLRVLLVEDSDDARLMLRMLLEDDGHHVIEAADGLSGLNAVLERRPDVALIDIGLPAMDGYELARRVRREAEGTPPHMIALTGYGTPEDVQRALDAGFDDHLVKPVNLPELLRRLETCRLERAGSRTNGGV
- a CDS encoding Crp/Fnr family transcriptional regulator; protein product: MTAFGNRQTGNRLLDQLPPDELASLSKRMEHQKLPLRETLLANRAPLQYAYFPLTNVLSTIVVLRDGSAVEAAAIGNEGVAGVGLLVGERVSSYSLVQQVEGECLRVPAAHFQNMLRESPQLRTLVERYAFILLRQCAQNAACNARHDGSKRLSRWLLACADRAGRDEFDFTQDSLGVMLGISRQSVSAVIQSLKQQALISYSRRHLQILDRSRLQQSACECYEVAVANYNELMQPAA
- a CDS encoding DUF1003 domain-containing protein; amino-acid sequence: MPTLISEALRRNIDSIAELEQEFHRQRTTVACISDRITSIASSPLFFLGHIVWFVGWIVVNTCQCFGISHFDPYPFSFLGLCIAFEATLLSMFILMSQKRQTHQAEQWAHAGLQLGMLTEQETTKMLQMAQSIRYHLGMKRISEDRELQEMVKEIPILAIMQELERAFVANDAMPAMPTDQERRAA